The proteins below are encoded in one region of Lactuca sativa cultivar Salinas chromosome 3, Lsat_Salinas_v11, whole genome shotgun sequence:
- the LOC111897523 gene encoding LOW QUALITY PROTEIN: histone H1 (The sequence of the model RefSeq protein was modified relative to this genomic sequence to represent the inferred CDS: deleted 2 bases in 1 codon), whose protein sequence is MSSTGGDKADVVVEKPAAEQAVVKKAKTPKEKKAKTAKTASHPPYFQMIKEALLALKEKGGSSPHAIAKYMEDKHKAVLPENFKKMLALQLKNSASKGKLTKVKASYKLSESGKKKRPAAAGGKKPTAATKKPKQSKSKKPAAPVAKATATTTTTTAARPKKATKAPKKAAVKKQTPVKKAKKMTPAKAKQPKSIKSPAAKKARKAAA, encoded by the exons ATGTCGTCAACCGGAGGTGATAAGGCGGACGTTGTCGTCGAGAAACCGGCGGCGGAGCAGGCCGTCGTGAAGAAAGCTAAAACCCCGAAGGAGAAGAAGGCGAAAACTGCTAAAACCGCTTCTCATCCTCCTTATTTCCAG ATGATCAAAGAGGCTCTGTTGGCTCTGAAAGAGAAGGGTGGATCGAGCCCCCACGCAATCGCAAAATACATGGAAGATAAGCACAAAGCAGTGCTACCGGAGAATTTCAAGAAGATGTTAGCACTCCAGTTGAAGAATTCCGCTTCAAAAGGAAAGTTAACCAAAGTCAAGGCTTCATACAAGCTGTCTGAATCCGGCAAGAAGAAAAGG CCGGCCGCCGCCGGTGGCAAGAAGCCCACTGCTGCAACCAAAAAACCGAAGCAATCAAAGTCGAAAAAGCCTGCCGCCCCTGTAGCAaaagccaccgccaccaccaccaccaccaccgccgcgcGACCAAAGAAGGCGACAAAAGCACCTAAAAAAGCTGCGGTGAAGAAACAAACCCCGGTGAAGAAGGCTAAGAAGATGACACCGGCAAAGGCGAAACAGCCGAAGTCTATCAAGTCCCCTGCTGCGAAGAAGGCTAGGAAAGCAGCTGCTTGA